From a single Rutidosis leptorrhynchoides isolate AG116_Rl617_1_P2 chromosome 5, CSIRO_AGI_Rlap_v1, whole genome shotgun sequence genomic region:
- the LOC139849504 gene encoding uncharacterized protein, producing the protein MSSRESNEARMQRLISEGIAAAMAVNVNANVNANANNQVGCSHKTFMASLPQEFSGTEGPIGLTRWFEKIESIFRVSRVCEEDKDDHPLSSSGELEKLETKLKNLKMKGTDINAYDQRFFELKLLCPNAYPDEDCKIEAYIDELFEQIETGIESSEPQTIEAAISMAYKLNDKILRRGKKSACSKQGHIAKDCKVIMPDTAPPAASSGNNGGNGNGKSKKGGGTQKVCYECGKPGHFRDTCPNKKTTENASGRAFNINSRDAMEDPKLVTGTFLVNDLSVYVLFNLGTDLSFVSSKFSPKIKTPLTPLNRTYLVEVANGKVLTAKSVYGKCNINLAGRDFEVDLIPIDLGSFDVVIGIDWFPL; encoded by the exons atgtcaTCCCGTGAGTCCAATGAAGCTCGCATGCAACGTTTAATTTCTGAAGGGATAGCAGCTGCTATGGCAGTTAACGTTAATGCTAATGTTAATGCCAAtgccaacaatcaggtgggatgctcccacaagacttttatggccaGTCTCCCACAGGAGTTCAGTGGCaccgaaggacccattggacttaccCGATGGTTTGAGAAAATAGAATCTATCTTTCGGGTTAGCCGAGTCTGCGAAGAGGACAAG GATGATCACCCATTATCATCCTCGGGTGAACTTGAAAAGTTAGAGACTAAActtaagaacttaaagatgaagggcaccgatATCAATGCCTATGATCAAAGGTTCTTCGAATTAAAGTTGTTGTGTCCAAATGCTTATCCTGATGAGGATTgcaagattgaagcttatattgatgagTTATTTGAGCAGATTGAGACTGGgattgagtctagtgagccccagactattgaagctgccaTCTCTATGGCATATAAGCTAAATGATAAGATTCTGAGGAGGGGAAAGAAATCTGC gtgttccaagcagggacacattgctaaagattgtaaggTGATCATGCCGGATACTGCTCCTCCTGCTGCAAGTagtggtaataatggtggtaatggtaatgggaagtcaAAAAAAGGTGGTGGTACTCAGaaagtttgttatgaatgtggtaagccTGGGCATTTTCGTGATACATGCCCTAATAAGAAGACTACTGAGAACGCAAGTGGAAGGGCGTTCAATATTAATTCCAGGGATGCTATggaagatccaaaacttgttactggtacgttcttggTCAACGATTTATCGGTTTATGTACTATTTAATTTAGGGACTGATTTAAGTTTTGTGTCAagtaaatttagtccaaaaataaaaacaccgttaactcctttaaacAGAACTTATCTTGTAgaggtagctaatggtaaggtgctTACTGCTAAGAGTGTGTAcggtaagtgtaacattaatctggctggtagagattttgaggtagatttaaTACCAATTGAtctaggaagttttgacgttgtTATCGGTatagattg